A stretch of the Vigna radiata var. radiata cultivar VC1973A chromosome 7, Vradiata_ver6, whole genome shotgun sequence genome encodes the following:
- the LOC106768846 gene encoding probable ADP-ribosylation factor GTPase-activating protein AGD8, with protein MASDAFTDKNIVFRKLKAKSENKMCFDCNAKNPTWASVTYGIFLCIDCSAVHRSLGVHISFVRSTNLDSWSPEQLKMMSFGGNNRAQVFFKQHGWTDGGKIEAKYTSRAADLYRQLLSKEVAKSMAEEGGLPSSPVASQSSQGINGLHEITEIRTNEVPKENILEKPEKPEATSSPRASHSVISSTVKKPIGGKKAGKSGGLGARKLTKKTSDSIYEQKPEETPAPVPSSTNMPAGPSLTSRFEYVENVQSSELNTGGSSVMSHVSPPKSSSFFADFGMDGGFPKKSGPISSKVQIQESDEARRKFSNAKSISSSQFFGDQTKAADLDSQATLSKFSGSTAISSADLFGDSRDNAIDLSASDLINRLSFQAQQDLSSLKNIAGETGKKISTLASTLMTDLQDRIL; from the exons ATGGCGTCCGATGCCTTCACCGACAAGAACATTGTCTTCAGGAAACTCAAGGCCAAGTCTGAAAATAAG atgTGTTTCGATTGCAATGCGAAGAACCCTACCTGGGCGTCCGTCACGTATGGGATCTTCCTCTGCATCGATTGCTCCGCCGTTCACCGCAGTCTCGGCGTGCACATCAGCTTCGTGAG GTCTACAAATTTAGACTCATGGAGTCCTGAGCAACTAAAGATGATGAGCTTTGGAGGAAACAATCGTGCACAGGTTTTCTTTAAGCAACATGGTTGGACTGATGGTGGCAAAATAGAGGCTAAGTACACATCCAGAGCTGCGGACTTGTATAGGCAACTTCTTTCTAAGGAAGTGGCTAAAAGTATGGCTGAGGAAGGAGGCTTGCCTTCATCACCTGTTGCTTCTCAGTCTTCCCAGGGTATTAATGGGCTTCATGAAATCACTGAAATCAGGACCAATGAAGTTCCAAAAGAAAACATTCTGGAGAAGCCTGAAAAGCCCGAGGCCACCTCTTCACCTAGGGCTTCTCACTCAGTAATTTCAAGTACTGTCAAGAAACCTATTGGTGGTAAAAAAGCTGGGAAGAGTGGGGGGCTTGGTGCTCGGAAACTCACTAAAAAG ACAAGTGATTCTATCTATGAGCAGAAGCCTGAGGAAACCCCTGCTCCTGTTCCATCCTCAACAAATATGCCTGCTGGACCATCTCTGACATCTCGGTTTGAGTATGTAGAAAATGTCCAATCCTCTGAGTTGAATACTGGAGGTTCATCCGTGATGAGTCATGTGTCTCCACCAAAGTCATCAAGCTTTTTTGCAGACTTTGGAATGGATGGTGGCTTTCCAAAGAAATCTGGCCCAATCTCCTCCAAAGTGCAA ATTCAGGAATCTGATGAGGCAAGAAGGAAGTTTTCAAATGCTAAATCTATTTCATCATCCCAATTTTTTGGAGATCAGACCAAAGCTGCAGATTTGGATTCTCAAGCTACTTTGTCTAAGTTTTCG GGTTCGACTGCCATCTCCAGTGCCGATCTTTTTGGTGACTCAAGAGACAACGCCATTGATCTTTCTGCCAGTGATCTCATCAATCGATTATCTTTTCAG GCACAACAGGACCTCTCATCCCTTAAGAACATTGCAGGAGAGACTGGAAAGAAGATCAGCACATTAGCCTCCACATTGATGACTGATCTTCAGGACCGAATCCTCTAA